In a genomic window of Mucilaginibacter sp. KACC 22063:
- a CDS encoding glycosyltransferase family 2 protein, whose translation MFQPKLSVITIVYNNVRDIERTVKSIVGQTYTNIEYIVIDGASTDGTLEILKKYIDHIAILKSEPDRGIYDAMNKGLALASGDYVLFMNSGDEIYAPTTVTNIFASANDADIYYGETEMINDAGESLGQRRHTAPTNFTWRDFKYGMSISHQAIYIRRALIEPYDLRYQLSADIDWILRAAKKAKKIVNVNQYVAKYLVGGMSKKKHRQSLKERFNIMREHYGLVPTIFNHLVIAFNLGWYWLKHRRTND comes from the coding sequence ATGTTTCAGCCTAAATTAAGCGTAATTACTATAGTATATAATAACGTCCGGGACATCGAGCGGACGGTTAAATCCATTGTTGGCCAAACTTATACCAACATTGAATATATTGTTATAGACGGTGCATCTACTGATGGCACATTGGAGATTCTGAAAAAATACATCGATCATATCGCCATACTAAAAAGCGAACCTGATAGAGGTATTTACGATGCCATGAACAAAGGGCTGGCTTTAGCCTCTGGTGATTACGTATTATTTATGAATTCGGGCGATGAAATCTATGCGCCCACCACAGTTACCAATATTTTTGCCAGCGCAAATGATGCTGACATTTACTATGGCGAAACAGAAATGATTAATGATGCCGGCGAAAGCCTGGGCCAGCGCAGGCATACTGCCCCGACAAACTTCACCTGGCGCGATTTTAAATACGGCATGAGCATCAGCCACCAAGCCATTTATATCAGGAGAGCCTTAATTGAGCCTTACGATCTACGCTACCAGCTAAGTGCCGATATCGACTGGATTTTAAGAGCTGCTAAAAAAGCAAAAAAGATCGTTAATGTTAATCAGTATGTGGCTAAGTACCTGGTTGGAGGGATGTCCAAAAAAAAGCACCGCCAAAGTTTAAAGGAGCGTTTCAACATCATGCGCGAACATTACGGTTTGGTACCCACCATCTTTAATCATCTGGTTATTGCCTTTAATCTTGGCTGGTACTGGTTAAAGCACAGAAGAACTAATGATTAA
- a CDS encoding SUMF1/EgtB/PvdO family nonheme iron enzyme — MKIHFTRLALIVLGAGGLLSSCSKHQSSQKTGMRYNDKYNGGFQVFKKTHPAPGPGLVPVEGGTFVLGGSADQDVNYEYNNVRRRVTVPSFYIDETEVANVDWREYLHWLAVNFPNDRELYYNALPDTLVWRRPLSYNEPYVDNYLRHPAFQDYPVVGVSWDQAQDYCVWRTDRMNEQILRSKNILATWKDASGKGKGGTQAGGNTTASNEPFNTEMYLNGQVKGPGFDGKHMIPDLSPNAKAANGGKRPVRPANMEDGILKQGYRLPSEAEWEYAALGLIGNTEYENISDGKMYPWNGMGVRSPKRKTRGLILANFKRGDGDNMGVGGSLNDKADITAPVRSYMPNDFGLFNMAGNVNEWTADTYRQMSFEDVDDFNPFRGNEYKDKRYADASKGLLAKDKYGRPIKDPAKANRKLKWSELNAQQQAASTASMGGANNANGQLPAGIANPDQQAPTGTAGNTAPVPTKDQLASKPFNADMRGFNDSTNTVLYGTTTLVNDHSKVYKGGSWNDRAYWLNPATRRFMDEDATSAEVGFRCAMTMVGQTELHPGGGKHFNERKPKPFKSK; from the coding sequence ATGAAGATACATTTTACAAGGTTAGCTTTGATCGTGTTAGGAGCAGGAGGTTTATTAAGCAGCTGTAGTAAGCATCAGTCGTCACAAAAAACTGGAATGCGTTATAATGATAAATATAATGGTGGTTTCCAGGTATTTAAGAAAACGCATCCGGCACCCGGCCCCGGTCTGGTACCTGTTGAAGGTGGTACTTTTGTTTTAGGCGGTAGCGCTGATCAGGATGTAAACTATGAATACAACAATGTTCGCCGCAGGGTTACTGTACCTTCATTTTATATCGATGAAACAGAGGTAGCCAACGTTGACTGGCGCGAATATCTGCACTGGCTTGCGGTAAATTTTCCTAATGACAGGGAATTATACTATAATGCCTTGCCTGATACACTGGTATGGCGCCGTCCGTTATCTTACAACGAACCTTATGTAGATAATTATCTTCGTCACCCTGCATTTCAGGACTACCCTGTTGTAGGTGTATCATGGGATCAGGCACAGGATTATTGTGTTTGGCGTACCGACCGCATGAACGAGCAAATCTTACGCAGTAAGAACATCCTTGCAACCTGGAAAGATGCCTCTGGAAAAGGCAAAGGTGGTACACAAGCCGGCGGTAATACTACTGCCTCAAATGAGCCTTTCAATACCGAAATGTATCTGAACGGACAGGTTAAAGGCCCTGGTTTTGATGGTAAGCACATGATACCGGACCTGAGCCCGAACGCTAAAGCCGCCAATGGAGGTAAAAGGCCTGTACGCCCTGCAAATATGGAAGACGGCATACTGAAACAAGGTTACCGCCTGCCATCTGAGGCCGAATGGGAATATGCGGCTTTGGGTTTAATTGGTAATACTGAATACGAAAATATTTCTGACGGCAAGATGTATCCATGGAATGGCATGGGCGTACGCTCTCCGAAAAGAAAAACCCGCGGTTTGATCCTTGCCAACTTTAAACGCGGCGACGGTGATAACATGGGTGTTGGCGGATCACTTAACGATAAAGCAGATATTACTGCACCTGTACGCTCATACATGCCAAACGATTTTGGCTTATTTAACATGGCAGGCAACGTTAACGAATGGACTGCCGATACTTACCGCCAGATGTCATTTGAGGATGTGGATGACTTTAACCCTTTCCGTGGTAACGAGTATAAAGACAAACGTTATGCCGATGCCTCTAAAGGCCTGCTGGCAAAAGATAAATATGGCCGCCCTATTAAAGATCCGGCTAAGGCTAACAGAAAACTAAAATGGAGCGAGCTTAATGCACAGCAACAGGCTGCATCTACTGCAAGCATGGGTGGCGCAAACAATGCTAACGGGCAATTACCGGCAGGCATTGCTAATCCAGATCAACAGGCACCTACCGGCACTGCTGGCAACACAGCCCCGGTCCCTACTAAAGATCAACTGGCTTCAAAACCATTTAACGCAGATATGAGGGGTTTTAATGACAGTACCAATACCGTTCTTTACGGAACAACTACCTTAGTTAACGATCATTCTAAAGTATACAAGGGTGGTTCATGGAATGACCGTGCTTATTGGTTAAATCCTGCTACACGCCGCTTTATGGATGAAGATGCTACGAGTGCCGAAGTTGGTTTCCGTTGCGCAATGACCATGGTTGGCCAAACAGAGCTGCACCCTGGCGGCGGCAAACACTTCAATGAAAGAAAGCCCAAGCCATTTAAGAGCAAGTAA
- the ispF gene encoding 2-C-methyl-D-erythritol 2,4-cyclodiphosphate synthase: MSKIRVGFGFDVHQLKEGHPFVMGGVKLEHHSGAYGHSDADVILHAICDALLGAANLRDIGYHFSNKDNRWKGISSLVLLEHVVALLKEKGWSIGNIDAMICLEAPKVNPHVPAMKVNIAKAAGISDEDISIKATTNEQMGFIGREEGVVAYAVCLIEK, translated from the coding sequence ATGAGCAAAATACGTGTAGGATTTGGGTTTGATGTCCACCAATTAAAAGAAGGGCATCCATTTGTAATGGGGGGTGTTAAGCTTGAGCATCATAGCGGCGCTTACGGGCACTCTGATGCTGATGTTATTTTACACGCCATTTGCGATGCATTATTAGGTGCAGCTAACCTGCGCGATATTGGTTATCATTTTTCAAATAAAGATAACCGCTGGAAAGGGATCAGCAGCTTGGTCTTGTTAGAGCATGTGGTTGCCCTGCTTAAAGAAAAAGGCTGGAGCATTGGTAATATTGATGCCATGATTTGCCTGGAGGCCCCTAAAGTGAACCCGCATGTACCTGCAATGAAAGTTAATATAGCTAAAGCAGCCGGTATAAGCGACGAAGATATTTCTATAAAAGCGACTACCAATGAACAGATGGGATTTATAGGCCGCGAAGAAGGTGTGGTAGCTTATGCCGTTTGTTTGATTGAGAAGTAA
- a CDS encoding biotin/lipoyl-containing protein, which yields MYQIKVNDKFEFNAGRKSGALYINDIATNADVQKTGASSYHLINDNASYNLEVVNIDIQQKIAAIKVNGNLYHLTAKDQFDMLLDQLGLSQLNSSAVADLKAPMPGLVLKVFVSEGDEVKKGDNLFVLEAMKMENIIKAPADAVVKSVKIKPGDKVEKGQVLIAF from the coding sequence ATGTATCAGATCAAGGTTAACGATAAATTTGAGTTTAATGCCGGCCGTAAAAGCGGAGCGCTGTATATAAATGATATAGCCACTAATGCAGACGTACAGAAAACAGGTGCATCAAGTTATCATTTAATCAATGATAATGCATCTTACAATTTAGAGGTAGTCAATATTGATATACAGCAAAAAATAGCGGCCATAAAGGTAAACGGCAATTTATACCATCTTACCGCTAAAGATCAGTTTGATATGCTGCTTGATCAATTAGGGCTAAGCCAGCTAAACAGCAGCGCCGTTGCCGACCTGAAAGCCCCCATGCCAGGGTTGGTGTTAAAAGTATTTGTTAGCGAAGGTGATGAAGTAAAAAAAGGCGATAATCTTTTTGTACTTGAGGCAATGAAGATGGAAAATATAATCAAGGCTCCTGCTGATGCCGTTGTAAAATCTGTAAAAATTAAGCCGGGAGATAAAGTGGAAAAGGGACAGGTGCTTATTGCTTTTTAA
- the porV gene encoding type IX secretion system outer membrane channel protein PorV, whose amino-acid sequence MKIYFPLTLRYAVSVFLTLSTAAACAQTTGGVNTNGSNSSALVTGVPFLNITPDSRSGAMGDAGVALSPDVNSTYWNPAKLTFIENNDALSASYSPWLHHLVPDVSLSYLSYAHKLNDRNSIGASIRYFNLGSIDLVDLNQQSQGSYTPNEFSIDGSFSRKFGNNFSLGLTVRYIHSSLYSNISGTSAQLSPANGVAADVSLYYRKPGELFGKQSQFAFGTNISNIGPRISYGDSSPKYYLPTNLKLGVAENVDLDDLNRITVAFDINKLLVPTPPIRDSDGNIIKGKSDDRSVPSAIFGSFSDAPGGFSEELKEISFSPGVEYWYNRQFALRAGYFYENPSKGNRQYLTLGAGLKYDIFNLDFAYLAASQQKSPLANTLRFTLLVNFESGKKK is encoded by the coding sequence GTGAAAATATATTTTCCGCTAACATTAAGATACGCTGTATCTGTTTTTTTAACGCTGTCAACCGCCGCTGCCTGCGCCCAAACTACGGGCGGAGTTAATACCAATGGCAGTAACAGCAGTGCTTTGGTTACGGGCGTCCCTTTCTTAAATATTACACCTGATTCGCGCTCAGGGGCAATGGGTGATGCCGGTGTAGCGTTGTCTCCGGATGTTAACTCAACCTACTGGAACCCTGCGAAACTTACTTTTATAGAAAACAATGATGCACTATCGGCTTCATATAGCCCGTGGCTGCATCATCTGGTGCCTGATGTAAGCTTATCTTATTTAAGCTATGCCCATAAGTTAAATGACAGGAACAGCATAGGGGCATCTATCCGGTATTTTAACCTTGGTTCAATTGACCTGGTAGACCTTAACCAGCAAAGCCAGGGCAGTTATACACCAAACGAATTTTCAATTGATGGCTCATTTTCCCGCAAGTTTGGAAATAACTTTTCACTGGGTTTAACCGTTCGTTATATTCATTCAAGTTTATACAGTAATATAAGTGGTACCAGCGCACAGCTTAGCCCTGCAAATGGAGTAGCTGCAGATGTATCGCTTTATTATCGGAAACCGGGCGAATTATTCGGCAAGCAATCGCAGTTTGCTTTTGGTACTAATATTTCAAACATAGGCCCGCGGATAAGTTATGGCGATAGCAGCCCTAAATATTATTTGCCCACCAACCTTAAACTTGGTGTAGCCGAAAACGTTGATCTGGACGATCTTAACCGCATTACTGTAGCATTTGATATTAATAAGCTATTGGTGCCAACGCCGCCCATCAGGGATAGCGACGGCAATATTATTAAAGGCAAAAGCGACGACAGGTCGGTTCCTTCGGCCATATTCGGGTCTTTTTCTGATGCGCCGGGTGGTTTCAGCGAAGAGCTGAAAGAGATCAGTTTTTCGCCTGGTGTAGAATATTGGTACAACAGGCAGTTTGCATTACGGGCTGGCTATTTTTATGAAAATCCATCAAAAGGGAACAGGCAATACCTTACCCTTGGTGCCGGCCTGAAGTATGATATCTTTAATCTTGACTTTGCCTACCTGGCAGCAAGTCAGCAAAAAAGCCCGCTGGCTAATACTTTAAGGTTTACCTTGCTGGTAAACTTCGAATCTGGTAAAAAGAAATGA
- a CDS encoding DUF4159 domain-containing protein, whose translation MRFKIGILFCGLLIALCSFNKPAYKLARLKYNGGGDWYGDRTALTNLIRFCNNNLHTNFQADEETVEAGSAEIYNYPFIFMTGHGNVIFSDVEVRNLRKYLTGGGFLHICDNYGLDQFIRPQMKKVFPELDFVELPLNHPVYHQKYDFPNGLPKVHEHDGKRPQGFGLIYKGRLVCFYDYQCDLGNGWEDYGTYVGDSQDVRQKALKMGANLVQYALIQ comes from the coding sequence ATGAGATTTAAGATTGGCATATTGTTTTGTGGCTTGCTGATTGCACTTTGCAGTTTCAATAAGCCTGCATACAAACTTGCCCGTTTAAAATACAATGGCGGCGGCGACTGGTACGGTGACCGTACGGCACTTACCAACCTGATCCGGTTTTGCAATAACAATCTGCACACTAATTTTCAGGCCGATGAAGAAACCGTGGAAGCTGGGAGTGCTGAGATCTACAACTATCCTTTTATCTTTATGACGGGTCACGGCAACGTGATCTTTTCTGATGTTGAAGTACGCAACCTGCGTAAGTATTTAACAGGGGGCGGCTTTTTGCATATCTGCGATAACTATGGGCTCGATCAATTTATACGCCCGCAGATGAAAAAGGTATTTCCAGAGCTGGATTTTGTGGAGTTGCCACTTAATCATCCGGTATATCATCAAAAATATGACTTCCCTAATGGGCTGCCTAAAGTGCATGAGCATGATGGTAAACGCCCGCAGGGATTTGGATTGATCTATAAAGGCAGATTAGTTTGTTTTTATGACTATCAGTGCGATTTAGGCAACGGTTGGGAAGATTATGGTACCTACGTCGGCGACAGCCAGGATGTACGCCAGAAAGCGCTTAAAATGGGTGCTAATTTAGTTCAGTACGCTTTAATACAATAG